TTAAAGAACTTATGAAATACTCTTCAACCCATGAAATTGATAATATCTACGGACTCTCTTCTGCAAACAAAATTCAAGCTTATAAATTTGCTAAAAATGGCTTAAAGCTATAACGCTATCTATGTTTAAATATACGCTTTGAAGTTACTTTAAATAGTTTCCCACGTGCCTTTAAATCAAGTGAATCATATAGT
This window of the Borreliella spielmanii genome carries:
- a CDS encoding DUF261 family protein; translated protein: LYDSLDLKARGKLFKVTSKRIFKHR